From the genome of Thermoanaerobaculales bacterium:
CTACGTCGAGTACCGGGCGCTCGAGGGCTTCGTGTTCGCGGTCACCCCCTTCAACTTCGCCTCGATCGCCGGCAACCTGCCGACGTCGCCGGCGCTGATGGGCAATACCGTGCTCTGGAAGCCGGCGTCGTCCGCGGTCTACACCGCCCACTGGCTGATGAAGCTGTTCGAGGAGGCGGGCTTCCCGCCGGGCGTGATCAACCTCGTCCCCGGCTCCGGCGGCAAGGTCGGCAACCCGGTGCTGGCGAGCCCGCTCTTCGCCGGCGTCCACTTCACCGGCTCGACCGCGGTCTTTCACGGCATGTGGAAGACGATCGGCGACAACATCGCCCGCTACCGCAGCTACCCGCGGATCGTCGGCGAGACCGGCGGCAAGGACTTCGTGTTCGCCCACCCCTCTGCCGACGCCGAGGCCCTCGCCACCGCGTTGGTGCGCGGCGCCTTCGAGTACCAGGGGCAGAAGTGCTCGGCGGCTTCGCGGGCCTACATCCCGGGCTCGATCTGGCCTCGCGTCAAGAAGCTGATGCGCGAGCAGATGGCCGAGATCAAGGTCGGGCCGCCCACCGACTTCCGCAACTTCATGTGCGCGGTCATCGACCGCGGCGCGTTCGACGACATCACCGGCTTCATCCGCTACGCCAAGCGGTCGAACGACGCCAAGATCCGCGCCGGCGGCACCTGGGACGACTCCGAGGGCTACTACATCCAGCCCACCCTGGTCGAGACCACCGACCCCCACTTCAAGCTGATGGAGGAGGAGATCTTCGGGCCGGTGCTGACGGTGTACGCGTACGACGACAACGACCTCGCCGGCGCCCTCAAGCTGTGCGACACCACCAGCCCGTACGCGCTCACCGGCGCAATCTTCGCCCAGGACCGGGCGGCAGCGGTGAAGATGACGGCCCGGTTGCGCCACGCCGCCGGCAACTTCTACATCAACGACAAGCCGACCGGCGCAGTGGTCGGGCAGCAGCCGTTCGGCGGGTCGCGGGCGTCCGGCACCAACGACAAGGCCGGCTCCTATCTCAACCTGATCCGCTGGACC
Proteins encoded in this window:
- the pruA gene encoding L-glutamate gamma-semialdehyde dehydrogenase, with protein sequence MPNGIVPVPEPINEPVRAYAPGSPQKAALKARVNELLAQEIEIPLVIGGQEVRTGKMAEAVCPHDHHHVLGRYHMAGEKEVGQAIKASQKAWAEWSEMPWEHRAAVMLKAAELLAGPWRDTLNAACMLNQSKTAYQAEIDAACELIDFFRFNPYYMRFIYEQQPASQLGHWDYVEYRALEGFVFAVTPFNFASIAGNLPTSPALMGNTVLWKPASSAVYTAHWLMKLFEEAGFPPGVINLVPGSGGKVGNPVLASPLFAGVHFTGSTAVFHGMWKTIGDNIARYRSYPRIVGETGGKDFVFAHPSADAEALATALVRGAFEYQGQKCSAASRAYIPGSIWPRVKKLMREQMAEIKVGPPTDFRNFMCAVIDRGAFDDITGFIRYAKRSNDAKIRAGGTWDDSEGYYIQPTLVETTDPHFKLMEEEIFGPVLTVYAYDDNDLAGALKLCDTTSPYALTGAIFAQDRAAAVKMTARLRHAAGNFYINDKPTGAVVGQQPFGGSRASGTNDKAGSYLNLIRWTSQRTIKENFVPPKHFAYPFMGEE